Proteins encoded together in one Janthinobacterium tructae window:
- a CDS encoding putative bifunctional diguanylate cyclase/phosphodiesterase: MTALLLALCLTLAVVLAVLLACQWQAARMWRMRHATGLVLQAAQAQRMANALALLHALPAAVIGTDHDGVVQYLNPRASAMGGRLGDDGQGQPVTELLPLFHDGAPVDAARQVRDCVARQEVLEVARGAVLLRHLDGKRIDVQYSCAPLAQGGAVLLLHDVSARRRAEQQMEFIAHHDGLTGLPNRLHFQIRFEHGIAYARRHQALLAVLFVDIDRFKSINDSLGHDVGDQVLTEFARRVQQCVRKVDTVARQGGDEFIILLTELRTAHDAERVAEKIVAAIAAPFVIGEYSLSVAASVGVALYPDDDDDVNALIEKADLAMYAAKRHAPGTCLRYAPRMQTQSYSRTILETALRHALERNEFALFYQPRMDLKTRTITGVKALLRWKHPELGLMMPLDFLPVLEESALILPVGAWVLATAVEQARSWIAQGQMLTVSVSLSARQFYQRDIARNFAAALEAAGVPGHCIELEIAAGILIDSNQNCELILRQFRQLGMAIAISDFGTGDASLTYLKRFPTDAVKIEKCFVDDLGKPGGDGAMVRAIVAMARTLGLRTIAGGVESGAQLELLAEMGCDEAFGYCLGRAMAPEGIEVLLKSSAVIQN, translated from the coding sequence ATGACGGCGCTGCTGCTGGCGCTGTGCCTGACCCTGGCCGTGGTGCTCGCTGTGCTGCTGGCCTGCCAGTGGCAGGCGGCGCGCATGTGGCGCATGCGCCATGCGACGGGCTTGGTGCTGCAGGCGGCGCAGGCGCAGCGCATGGCAAATGCGCTGGCGCTGCTGCACGCGCTGCCGGCAGCCGTCATCGGCACCGACCACGATGGCGTGGTGCAGTACCTCAATCCCCGCGCCAGCGCCATGGGCGGCCGGCTGGGCGACGATGGCCAGGGCCAGCCTGTGACCGAACTGCTGCCGCTGTTCCATGACGGCGCGCCCGTCGATGCGGCGCGCCAGGTGCGCGATTGCGTGGCACGGCAGGAAGTGCTGGAAGTGGCGCGCGGCGCCGTGCTGCTGCGCCATCTCGATGGCAAGCGCATCGACGTGCAGTACAGCTGCGCGCCGCTGGCGCAGGGGGGCGCGGTGCTGCTGCTGCACGATGTGTCGGCGCGCCGGCGCGCAGAGCAGCAGATGGAATTCATCGCCCATCACGACGGCTTGACGGGGCTGCCGAACCGGCTGCATTTCCAGATCCGCTTCGAGCACGGCATCGCCTACGCGCGCCGTCACCAGGCTTTGCTGGCCGTGCTGTTCGTCGATATCGACCGCTTCAAGTCCATCAACGACAGCCTGGGACACGACGTGGGCGACCAGGTGCTGACGGAGTTCGCGCGCCGGGTGCAGCAGTGCGTGCGCAAGGTCGACACGGTGGCGCGCCAGGGCGGCGATGAATTCATCATCCTGCTGACGGAACTGCGCACGGCGCACGATGCCGAGCGGGTGGCCGAAAAGATCGTCGCCGCCATCGCCGCGCCCTTCGTCATCGGCGAATACAGCCTGTCGGTGGCGGCCAGCGTGGGCGTGGCCCTGTACCCGGACGATGACGACGACGTCAATGCACTGATCGAAAAGGCCGACCTGGCCATGTATGCGGCCAAGCGCCACGCGCCAGGTACCTGCCTGCGCTACGCGCCGCGCATGCAGACGCAGTCGTATTCGCGCACCATCCTCGAGACGGCCCTGCGCCATGCGCTCGAACGCAACGAATTCGCCCTGTTCTACCAGCCGCGCATGGACCTGAAGACGCGTACGATCACGGGCGTGAAGGCGCTGCTGCGCTGGAAGCACCCGGAACTGGGACTGATGATGCCGCTCGATTTTTTGCCGGTGCTGGAAGAAAGCGCCTTGATCCTGCCGGTGGGGGCCTGGGTGCTGGCCACGGCGGTGGAACAGGCACGCAGCTGGATCGCGCAGGGGCAGATGCTGACGGTGTCCGTCAGCCTGTCGGCGCGCCAGTTCTACCAGCGCGATATCGCGCGCAATTTCGCCGCCGCGCTGGAGGCGGCCGGCGTGCCGGGGCACTGCATCGAGCTGGAAATCGCCGCCGGCATCCTGATCGACAGCAACCAGAACTGCGAACTGATACTGCGCCAGTTCCGTCAGCTGGGCATGGCGATTGCCATCAGCGATTTCGGCACGGGCGACGCGTCGCTCACTTACCTGAAACGCTTTCCCACGGATGCCGTGAAGATCGAAAAGTGCTTCGTCGACGACCTGGGCAAGCCCGGTGGCGACGGCGCCATGGTGCGCGCCATCGTGGCGATGGCGCGCACGCTCGGACTGCGCACCATTGCCGGCGGCGTGGAAAGCGGCGCGCAGCTGGAACTGCTCGCCGAGATGGGCTGCGACGAGGCATTTGGCTACTGCCTGGGGCGCGCCATGGCGCCCGAGGGCATCGAGGTACTGCTCAAAAGTAGTGCAGTCATTCAAAACTGA
- a CDS encoding methyl-accepting chemotaxis protein: MQLANLKISIRLGLLGAFFFLALVFVGLRGWSALDAASARSAEAMQRSVALTEAVDAARSAQVEFKIQVQEWKNILLRGGDAAAFRRYREAFVASGAQTRKELAGLQAMMAALKLDTAPVAQALQAHDALGVSYLAALQQYDGARADSAHTVDALVKGMDREPTRQIDAIVATIGKQSHSLMAQMKEQDATAHRSASIAMLATVLVTLVVGSITVWWLIRSITVPLGAAVGIAQQVAAGDLRAVVANSSRDEIGDLLRALKAMSGNLADIVGRVRAGTDAIATASVEIANGNMDLSSRTEEQASSLEETAAAMIELTSTVRQNNDNADQARQLAGGASDVAQRGGEAVAQVVQTMSHINASSKRIVDIIAVIDGIAFQTNILALNAAVEAARAGEQGRGFAVVATEVRSLAHRSASAAMEIKQLIGESVRTVEEGSVLAGQAGRTMDDVVSSVQRVNAIIGEIAVASVEQRDGIEQISIAISQMDGVTQQNAALVEQAAAAADALQQQAASLADAVSIFKLHAVPGVAAPARRLSLT, encoded by the coding sequence ATGCAACTCGCAAATCTGAAAATCTCCATCCGCCTGGGTCTGTTGGGCGCCTTCTTCTTCCTTGCGCTGGTGTTCGTTGGCCTGCGCGGCTGGAGTGCGCTCGATGCGGCCAGCGCACGCAGCGCGGAGGCCATGCAGCGCTCCGTGGCCCTGACGGAAGCGGTCGACGCGGCGCGCAGCGCGCAGGTGGAATTCAAGATCCAGGTGCAGGAATGGAAAAACATCCTGCTGCGCGGCGGCGATGCGGCCGCCTTCCGGCGCTACCGCGAAGCGTTTGTCGCCAGCGGCGCGCAGACGCGCAAAGAGTTGGCCGGCTTGCAGGCCATGATGGCCGCGTTGAAACTCGATACGGCGCCCGTGGCGCAAGCGCTGCAGGCGCACGACGCGCTGGGCGTGAGCTACCTGGCGGCGCTGCAGCAGTATGACGGCGCGCGTGCCGATAGCGCCCACACGGTCGATGCGCTGGTCAAGGGCATGGACCGCGAACCGACGCGCCAGATCGACGCCATCGTCGCCACGATCGGCAAGCAGTCGCACAGCCTGATGGCGCAGATGAAGGAGCAGGACGCCACCGCGCACCGCAGCGCCAGCATCGCCATGCTGGCCACCGTGCTGGTGACCCTGGTCGTCGGGTCAATCACCGTGTGGTGGCTGATCCGCAGTATCACGGTGCCGCTGGGCGCGGCCGTCGGCATCGCCCAGCAAGTGGCGGCCGGCGACTTGCGCGCCGTGGTGGCCAACAGCAGCCGCGATGAAATCGGCGACCTGCTGCGTGCCTTGAAGGCGATGAGCGGCAACCTGGCCGACATCGTGGGACGGGTACGCGCCGGTACGGACGCCATCGCCACGGCGTCGGTCGAAATTGCCAACGGTAATATGGACCTGTCTTCGCGCACGGAGGAGCAGGCCAGCTCGCTGGAAGAAACGGCCGCCGCGATGATCGAGCTGACCTCCACCGTACGGCAGAATAACGACAACGCGGACCAGGCGCGCCAGCTGGCCGGCGGCGCGTCCGACGTGGCGCAGCGCGGCGGGGAGGCAGTGGCGCAGGTGGTGCAGACCATGAGCCATATCAATGCCTCGTCGAAGCGCATCGTCGACATCATCGCCGTCATCGACGGCATCGCCTTCCAGACGAATATCCTGGCCCTGAATGCGGCCGTGGAGGCGGCACGCGCGGGCGAGCAGGGACGCGGCTTTGCCGTCGTGGCCACCGAAGTGCGCAGCCTGGCGCACAGGTCGGCCTCGGCGGCCATGGAAATCAAGCAGCTGATCGGCGAATCCGTGCGCACGGTGGAAGAGGGCAGCGTGCTGGCTGGCCAGGCGGGGCGCACGATGGACGATGTGGTCAGCAGCGTGCAGCGCGTGAACGCCATCATCGGCGAGATCGCCGTAGCCAGCGTGGAGCAGCGCGATGGCATCGAGCAGATCAGCATCGCCATCAGCCAGATGGATGGCGTGACGCAGCAGAATGCGGCCCTGGTGGAGCAGGCCGCCGCCGCCGCGGACGCGCTGCAGCAGCAGGCGGCCAGCCTGGCCGACGCCGTCAGTATCTTCAAACTGCATGCCGTTCCCGGCGTGGCCGCGCCGGCCCGGAGACTGTCGCTGACCTGA
- the xylB gene encoding xylulokinase, with amino-acid sequence MTYLGIDIGTSEVKAILTDDAQTILASSGVTLRVSSPHPGWSEQNPEDWWHATLDVIAAIRSAQPVAFSGLRGIALSGQMHGATLLDKQQHVLRAAILWNDTRAFAECVELEALVPESRAITGNQAMPGFTAPKLLWLQKYEPSLFRAISKVLLPKDYVALRLTGDCVSDMSDASGTLWLDVAKRDWSERMLAATSLSREHMPRLVEGSHAAAQIRPSLCQEWGIAHAVLLAGGAGDNAAAAVGLGGVEAGAGLLSLGTSGVLFAGSDGFAPNPGQGVHAFCHCLPGRWHQMSVILSAASSLSWVARLTQSSDIAELVTLAEGVEARTAPIFLPYLSGERTPHNDATARGVFFGLSTEHGRAELAYSVMEGVAFAMADGNAALRSAGTQLEEASFVGGGSRSRFWAQLCANASGLNVLRHDHGVAGGTLGAARLAQMAATGLSPAQVCTRPPVQETIAPQACAMLDERLARYRRLYPLLREEFAGAAAAAR; translated from the coding sequence GTGACCTATCTCGGTATCGATATCGGCACTTCCGAAGTCAAGGCCATCCTGACCGACGACGCGCAAACCATCCTCGCCAGCAGCGGTGTGACCCTGCGCGTGTCGAGCCCCCATCCCGGCTGGTCGGAGCAGAACCCGGAGGACTGGTGGCACGCCACGCTGGACGTGATCGCGGCCATCCGCAGCGCCCAGCCGGTGGCGTTTTCCGGCTTGCGCGGCATCGCGCTGTCGGGCCAGATGCATGGCGCCACGCTGCTCGACAAGCAGCAGCACGTGCTGCGCGCGGCCATTTTGTGGAACGATACGCGCGCCTTTGCCGAGTGTGTGGAACTCGAAGCGCTGGTGCCCGAGTCGCGCGCCATCACGGGCAACCAGGCCATGCCCGGCTTCACGGCGCCCAAGCTGCTGTGGCTGCAAAAGTACGAGCCGTCGCTGTTTCGCGCCATCAGTAAAGTCTTGCTGCCCAAGGATTACGTGGCGCTGCGCCTGACGGGCGACTGCGTCTCCGACATGTCCGACGCCTCCGGCACCCTGTGGCTGGACGTGGCCAAACGCGACTGGTCCGAGCGCATGCTGGCGGCCACTAGCCTCTCGCGAGAACACATGCCGCGCCTGGTCGAAGGCAGCCATGCCGCCGCGCAGATACGCCCGTCGCTGTGCCAGGAATGGGGCATCGCGCATGCGGTGTTGCTGGCCGGCGGCGCGGGCGACAATGCTGCCGCCGCCGTGGGCCTGGGGGGGGTGGAAGCGGGTGCCGGCCTGCTGTCGCTGGGCACCTCCGGCGTGCTGTTCGCCGGCAGCGATGGCTTCGCGCCCAATCCGGGCCAGGGCGTACACGCCTTCTGCCATTGCCTGCCCGGGCGCTGGCACCAGATGAGCGTGATCCTCAGCGCCGCGTCCAGCCTCAGCTGGGTGGCGCGGCTGACGCAGTCGTCCGACATCGCAGAGTTGGTGACGCTGGCCGAAGGCGTGGAAGCGCGCACGGCGCCGATCTTCTTGCCCTACCTGAGCGGCGAGCGCACGCCGCACAACGACGCCACGGCGCGCGGCGTGTTTTTTGGCTTGTCGACGGAACATGGGCGCGCCGAACTGGCCTACAGCGTGATGGAAGGCGTGGCCTTTGCCATGGCCGACGGCAATGCGGCCCTGCGCAGCGCCGGCACGCAGCTGGAAGAAGCGTCGTTCGTCGGTGGCGGTTCGCGCAGCCGCTTCTGGGCCCAGCTGTGCGCGAATGCTTCGGGCCTGAACGTGCTGCGGCACGACCATGGCGTGGCTGGCGGCACCCTCGGTGCGGCGCGCCTGGCGCAGATGGCGGCGACGGGCTTGTCGCCCGCGCAGGTGTGCACGCGCCCGCCCGTGCAGGAAACGATCGCGCCGCAAGCCTGCGCCATGCTGGACGAGCGGCTGGCGCGCTACCGGCGTTTGTACCCGCTGCTGCGTGAAGAGTTCGCGGGCGCGGCCGCGGCGGCGCGCTGA
- a CDS encoding AraC family transcriptional regulator, which yields MTPDLELIHKPIHESFRAWAHGYPHVVAKWHFHPEYELHIITTSTGKFFVGDHIGSYAPGNLVLTGPNLPHNWVSELAEGVSLPARDLVLQFSGDFIDRCALLFPEMAPLKTLLGEAGRGLQFPDALGLRLAPLMCELTTAQGPRRVELFARLFGELCDCRERRALASVTYLAQAGRYMSSTINLVLAYIKQNITLDFCEQDVADVAEMNTLKFTRFFRKHTGTSFIQYVNQERIALACELLMNTDMKVTDICYRTGFNNLSNFNRQFLAHKQMSPSKFRSCLHMNMPESFP from the coding sequence GTGACGCCTGACCTGGAACTGATCCATAAACCGATACACGAATCGTTTCGTGCGTGGGCGCACGGCTATCCGCATGTGGTGGCGAAATGGCACTTCCATCCCGAGTACGAACTGCACATCATCACCACCTCGACCGGCAAATTCTTTGTTGGCGACCATATCGGCAGTTACGCGCCGGGCAACCTGGTGCTGACGGGACCGAACCTGCCGCACAACTGGGTCAGCGAGCTGGCCGAAGGCGTGAGCCTGCCCGCGCGCGACCTGGTGCTGCAGTTTTCCGGCGACTTCATCGACCGCTGCGCGCTGCTGTTCCCGGAAATGGCACCCCTGAAAACCCTGCTGGGCGAGGCGGGCAGGGGCTTGCAGTTTCCCGACGCGCTGGGCTTGCGCCTGGCACCGCTGATGTGTGAGCTGACGACGGCACAGGGGCCGCGCCGGGTGGAACTGTTCGCGCGCCTGTTCGGCGAGCTGTGCGACTGCCGCGAACGCCGTGCGCTGGCCAGCGTCACCTATCTGGCGCAGGCGGGGCGCTACATGTCGTCGACCATCAACCTGGTGCTGGCGTATATCAAGCAGAACATCACGCTCGATTTTTGCGAGCAGGACGTGGCCGACGTGGCGGAGATGAACACGCTCAAGTTCACGCGTTTCTTCCGCAAGCATACGGGCACCTCTTTTATCCAATACGTGAACCAGGAGCGCATCGCGTTGGCCTGCGAGCTGCTGATGAATACCGACATGAAGGTCACCGATATCTGCTACCGCACGGGTTTTAACAATCTGTCCAATTTCAACCGCCAGTTCCTGGCCCACAAGCAGATGTCGCCGTCGAAATTTCGCTCCTGCCTGCACATGAACATGCCCGAGTCCTTCCCCTGA
- a CDS encoding ABC transporter ATP-binding protein → MANIACRQLHKTYDHKTAVLQPFDLEIDDGEFIVLLGPSGCGKSTLLRMIAGLEDISGGELLIGGAIVNDLPPRERNVAMVFQNYALYPHMTVYDNIAFGLRRLKVPADEIERRVREVAAILSLDSLLDRKPRAMSGGQQQRTAIARAMIKTPQVFLFDEPLSNLDAKLRAQLRADIKRLHRRLRTTTLYVTHDQLEAMTLADRVVLMKGGHIEQIGTPAQLYNHPRTLFAAGFIGTPAMNFIDGVVEKDGGQTVLVCAGYRWPLISHRFAALAAGARVVFGLRPNHLRAALPQEQAGTHGLACAIDLVELLGAEALISFQCGALTLSALLPANAANSTAQVGQNLALAFDEEHMHLFDADSGLALALSAQASG, encoded by the coding sequence ATGGCAAACATCGCCTGTAGGCAGCTGCACAAGACTTACGACCACAAGACGGCGGTGCTGCAGCCGTTCGACCTGGAGATAGACGACGGTGAATTCATCGTCCTGCTGGGGCCATCGGGCTGTGGCAAATCGACCCTGCTGCGCATGATCGCGGGACTGGAAGACATCAGCGGCGGCGAGTTGCTGATCGGCGGGGCCATCGTCAACGACTTGCCGCCGCGCGAACGCAATGTGGCGATGGTGTTCCAGAATTACGCGCTGTATCCGCACATGACGGTGTACGACAATATCGCCTTCGGCCTGCGCCGCCTGAAGGTGCCGGCCGACGAGATCGAGCGCCGCGTGCGCGAGGTGGCGGCCATCCTTAGCCTGGACAGCCTGCTCGATCGCAAGCCGCGCGCCATGTCGGGAGGCCAGCAGCAGCGCACGGCCATCGCGCGCGCCATGATCAAGACGCCGCAGGTATTCCTGTTCGACGAACCGCTGTCGAACCTGGACGCCAAGCTGCGCGCGCAGCTGCGTGCCGACATCAAGCGCTTGCACCGCCGCCTGCGCACCACCACCCTGTACGTGACGCACGACCAGCTCGAGGCGATGACCTTGGCCGACCGCGTGGTGCTGATGAAGGGCGGGCATATCGAGCAGATCGGCACGCCGGCCCAGTTGTACAACCATCCGCGCACCCTGTTCGCGGCCGGCTTCATCGGCACGCCTGCCATGAACTTCATCGATGGCGTCGTCGAAAAAGACGGCGGGCAAACGGTGCTCGTCTGCGCCGGCTACCGCTGGCCGTTGATTTCCCACCGCTTCGCCGCGCTGGCCGCAGGGGCGCGCGTGGTCTTCGGCCTGCGGCCGAATCACTTGCGCGCGGCGCTGCCACAGGAGCAGGCAGGCACGCATGGCCTGGCGTGCGCGATCGACCTGGTCGAGCTGCTGGGCGCCGAAGCGCTGATCAGCTTCCAGTGCGGCGCCCTGACCTTGTCCGCGCTACTGCCGGCGAACGCGGCCAACAGCACGGCGCAGGTGGGCCAGAACTTGGCGCTGGCCTTCGACGAGGAGCACATGCATCTGTTCGACGCCGACAGCGGGCTGGCCCTGGCGCTCAGTGCTCAAGCAAGTGGTTAG
- a CDS encoding NAD(P)-dependent alcohol dehydrogenase — protein MQALVLEQAEIITLRDIDVPLVVGPRDVKIKIHTVGICGSDVHYFKHGKIGPFAVEAPMVLGHEASGVVAEVGDEVTHLTVGDRVCMEPGVPQFDSPATMRGLYNLDPAVRFWATPPIHGCLTPYVVHPAAFTFKLPDNVSFGEGAIVEPLAIGLQAAKKAAIKPGDMAVVIGAGTIGAMTALAALAGGCSRVILADLVPEKLALFADNPAVTTVDVRQASLADTVRELTAGWGADIVFEASGSMRAYDDIVDLLCPNGCLVLVGMPPDKVPFDIVAIQAKEARIESVFRYANIFPRAIALLASGKIDVKPFISRTFDFTDGVRAFEEAAKGYPRDVKIQIELA, from the coding sequence ATGCAAGCACTCGTACTGGAACAGGCGGAAATTATCACCTTGCGCGACATCGACGTACCGCTCGTCGTCGGCCCGCGCGACGTGAAAATCAAGATACATACCGTGGGCATTTGCGGCAGCGACGTGCACTACTTCAAACATGGCAAGATCGGCCCCTTCGCCGTCGAAGCACCGATGGTGCTCGGCCACGAGGCCTCCGGCGTGGTGGCCGAAGTAGGAGACGAGGTGACGCACCTGACAGTGGGCGACCGCGTCTGCATGGAACCGGGCGTGCCGCAGTTCGATTCGCCGGCCACCATGCGCGGTCTGTACAACCTGGACCCGGCCGTGCGCTTTTGGGCCACGCCGCCCATCCATGGCTGCCTCACGCCGTATGTGGTGCACCCGGCCGCGTTCACCTTCAAGCTGCCCGACAACGTCAGCTTCGGCGAAGGCGCCATCGTCGAACCGCTGGCCATCGGCCTGCAGGCGGCCAAGAAGGCGGCCATCAAGCCTGGCGACATGGCGGTGGTGATCGGCGCCGGCACCATCGGCGCGATGACTGCCCTGGCGGCGCTGGCGGGCGGCTGCTCGCGCGTGATCCTGGCCGACCTGGTACCGGAAAAGCTGGCCCTGTTTGCCGATAATCCTGCCGTGACCACGGTCGACGTGCGCCAGGCCAGCCTGGCGGACACGGTGCGCGAACTGACGGCTGGCTGGGGTGCCGACATCGTCTTCGAGGCCAGCGGCAGCATGCGCGCCTACGACGATATCGTCGACCTGCTGTGCCCCAACGGCTGCCTGGTACTGGTCGGCATGCCGCCCGATAAGGTGCCCTTCGATATCGTCGCCATCCAGGCCAAGGAAGCGCGCATCGAGTCAGTGTTCCGCTACGCGAACATCTTCCCGCGCGCCATCGCGCTGCTGGCCTCGGGAAAGATCGACGTGAAACCCTTCATTTCGCGTACCTTCGACTTCACCGACGGCGTGCGGGCGTTCGAGGAGGCAGCCAAGGGCTACCCGCGCGACGTCAAGATACAAATTGAACTGGCCTGA
- a CDS encoding carbohydrate ABC transporter permease, producing the protein MGKLTVRRGMDHAATTAITTAIVLVALFPILWAVLNSFKELMDIVTPVPRFFFSPTLANYRQVLASPEVLTGLGNSVAIVGVAVLLGAVLGVPAAYAIARYPIPAKKDIQFFLLSLRFLPPVAVAIPLISIWIDLGLYDSRLSMVVTYLLVTLSTIIWLSIPAFARIPKEIEEAAALDGYGPYQVFWHVALPVASKTLMGGIVFSFVLVWNELMIALALTSSKSMTLPVVASAFTSMGQEVPWGVVNASTVLLALPPLLFVGILGRLLNSMLKHK; encoded by the coding sequence ATGGGAAAACTGACTGTTCGGCGCGGCATGGACCATGCCGCCACCACCGCCATTACCACTGCCATCGTGCTGGTGGCGCTGTTTCCCATCCTGTGGGCCGTGCTCAATTCCTTCAAGGAGTTGATGGACATCGTCACGCCCGTGCCGCGCTTTTTCTTCAGCCCGACCCTGGCCAATTACAGGCAGGTGCTGGCCAGCCCCGAAGTGCTGACGGGGCTGGGCAACAGCGTGGCCATTGTCGGCGTGGCCGTGTTGCTGGGCGCCGTGCTGGGCGTGCCGGCCGCGTATGCGATCGCCCGCTATCCGATCCCGGCCAAGAAGGATATCCAGTTCTTCCTGCTCTCCTTGCGCTTTTTGCCGCCCGTCGCCGTCGCCATTCCCTTGATCTCGATCTGGATCGACCTGGGCCTGTACGACTCGCGCCTGTCGATGGTGGTGACGTATCTGCTGGTGACCCTGTCGACCATCATCTGGCTGTCGATTCCCGCGTTTGCCCGCATTCCGAAGGAGATCGAGGAAGCTGCCGCGCTGGACGGCTACGGCCCTTACCAGGTGTTCTGGCACGTGGCCCTGCCGGTGGCCTCGAAGACCCTGATGGGCGGCATCGTCTTCAGCTTTGTGCTGGTCTGGAATGAACTGATGATCGCGCTGGCGCTCACCTCGTCGAAAAGCATGACCCTGCCCGTGGTGGCGTCGGCCTTCACGTCGATGGGCCAGGAAGTGCCGTGGGGCGTGGTGAACGCCTCCACCGTGCTGCTGGCGCTGCCGCCGCTGCTGTTCGTCGGCATCCTGGGACGGCTGCTCAACTCCATGCTCAAACATAAATAA
- a CDS encoding carbohydrate ABC transporter permease, with amino-acid sequence MTMPHSIRKKRHTWLPAVFLTLPLLVLLVLGLVPSIAAINLALQNRVLRYSDSDYVGFANFIRLFGDRRFVNAVQVSAIWEVVTVAGSLIVGVLLAVFLFERIKGRTRDVIALLLIVPVLLPRVSAAFIWKFMYSPLMGILNWLLECVGLGGTALLSDPATALYAVALVDIWQWGLFFGAVILKLLETLPGEPLEAARLDYASTIQVYAYIALPMLKVPIMSLVFIKMVESLRSFDLIYVMTKGGPGISTETLDMYAYAQGIGLMGKVSYASSMAVLMMLATTVIFTLLWKRVAKWEN; translated from the coding sequence ATGACCATGCCGCATTCCATCCGTAAAAAACGTCACACCTGGCTGCCGGCCGTCTTTCTGACGCTGCCGCTGCTGGTCCTGCTGGTACTGGGCCTGGTGCCCAGCATCGCCGCCATCAACCTGGCCCTGCAAAACCGCGTGCTGCGCTACAGCGACAGCGATTACGTCGGTTTTGCCAATTTCATCCGCCTGTTCGGCGACCGCCGCTTCGTCAATGCCGTGCAGGTGTCGGCCATCTGGGAAGTGGTCACCGTGGCCGGTTCGCTGATTGTCGGCGTGCTGCTGGCCGTGTTCCTGTTCGAGAGAATCAAGGGCCGCACGCGGGACGTCATCGCGCTGCTGCTGATCGTGCCGGTGCTGCTGCCGCGCGTGTCGGCCGCCTTCATCTGGAAGTTCATGTATTCGCCGCTGATGGGCATTTTGAACTGGCTGCTCGAATGCGTGGGCCTGGGCGGCACGGCGCTGCTGTCCGATCCGGCCACGGCGCTGTATGCGGTGGCGCTGGTCGATATCTGGCAGTGGGGCCTGTTCTTTGGCGCCGTCATCCTGAAGCTGCTGGAAACCCTGCCTGGCGAACCGCTGGAAGCGGCACGCCTCGATTACGCCAGCACGATCCAGGTGTATGCCTACATCGCGCTGCCGATGCTGAAGGTACCCATCATGAGCCTGGTGTTCATCAAGATGGTCGAGTCGCTGCGCTCGTTCGACCTGATTTACGTGATGACCAAGGGCGGCCCCGGCATCTCCACTGAAACCCTGGACATGTATGCATATGCGCAAGGCATCGGCCTGATGGGCAAGGTGTCGTATGCGTCCAGCATGGCCGTGCTGATGATGCTGGCCACGACTGTCATCTTCACTTTACTCTGGAAGCGGGTCGCGAAATGGGAAAACTGA